The genomic DNA AAAGAATCATCCAGGCCGGCGAGATCCTGCTCGCCGAGGATACTACCGGCCATGGCCACATCACCCGCTCGCTGGACGGGGCTCCCCGGCGCACCGCGTTCATTGCGCTGGAGTGAATGGTGAACTGTCCGCACGGGCGGATTTCCTGGCCATCAGTTAACATTTCTGAAATGGTTTCCTGAGAGTGGTCACGGTATACTTTAAGAGGGTTCTTGCGCGGAGTGTGGAGTTTATCACGCTTATATTGAGCGGTAAAGTGAAGAAAAGGACATGGACAGCATCTCATCACGGCGGGCTATGGGAGACATCAGCGAATACGGGGCCTCCGGCAGGGCAAGGCAGGCAGGCGACGGCGACAGCCCTGCAGTAAGACCTGATGGCGTTGAGCTCTCAGAGGCCGCCTCATCATTGAAAGACAAGAAGATATGCATCGATCCCGGCCATGGCGGCGACGATCCCGGCGCCGTGGGACCGACCAGGCTCACGGAAAAAGAGGCTAATCTTGATATAGCGCTGAACCTGAAGCAGTACTTCGAAAGCAAAGGCGCCAGGGTCATCATTACAAGGGATACCGACACCTCCCTGACGGAT from Candidatus Eremiobacterota bacterium includes the following:
- a CDS encoding N-acetylmuramoyl-L-alanine amidase, encoding MDSISSRRAMGDISEYGASGRARQAGDGDSPAVRPDGVELSEAASSLKDKKICIDPGHGGDDPGAVGPTRLTEKEANLDIALNLKQYFESKGARVIITRDTDTSLTDAVSGSTELGARVKVANESKADIFVSIHNNASDNPETGGTETYYYKKGSAASKLLAKTVFDHQVEKLGLHPRGAFPAQFYVIKYTDMPAVLSESAFMSNAG